A single genomic interval of Lathyrus oleraceus cultivar Zhongwan6 chromosome 7, CAAS_Psat_ZW6_1.0, whole genome shotgun sequence harbors:
- the LOC127100468 gene encoding beta-amyrin 28-monooxygenase, whose amino-acid sequence MEHNFYLSLLLLFVSFISLSLFFLFNKNKSPWNLPPGKMGYPVIGESLEFLSTGWKGHPENFIFDRMIKHSTEVFKTSILGESTVVFCGAACNKFLFSNENKTVVSWWPNSVNKVFPNNSVGIDSKEEAMRMRKMLPQFLKPEALQRYVGIMDTIAQRHFVSLWENKDQVTVYPLAKRYTFLLACRLFMSVEDENHVAKFRDPFHLIAAGIISLPLNLPGTPFNKAIKASNTIRKELLKIIKQRRMDLAQGVASPTQDILSHMLLTCDENGDYVNELNIADKILGLLIGGHDTASIACTFVVKYLAEFPHIYDKVFQEQMEIADSKSLGELLNWDDLKKMRYSWNVACEVLRVAPPLQGGFREAITDFMFNGFSIPKGWKLYWSVNSTHLNPDCFPKPEEFDPTRYEGNGPAPYTFVPFGGGPRMCPGKEYARLEILVFMHNLVKRFKWEKMIPDEKIVVDPFPIPANNLPIRLFPHKA is encoded by the exons ATGGAGCACAATTTCTATCTCTCCCTTCTTCTTCTCTTTGTCTCTTTCATTTCCCTCTCACTTTTTTTCCTCTTCAACAAAAACAAATCTCCATGGAACCTACCACCGGGGAAAATGGGTTACCCGGTGATCGGCGAAAGTCTCGAGTTTTTATCGACCGGATGGAAAGGACATCCGGAAAATTTCATTTTCGACCGAATGATTAAACATTCAACGGAAGTATTTAAAACATCAATCCTAGGTGAATCCACGGTGGTTTTTTGTGGAGCCGCATGTAACAAGTTTTTGTTTTCAAACGAGAATAAAACAGTTGTATCATGGTGGCCAAATAGTGTGAACAAAGTATTTCCTAATAATTCAGTTGGAATAGATTCTAAGGAAGAAGCTATGAGGATGAGAAAAATGCTTCCTCAGTTTCTTAAACCAGAAGCTTTGCAACGTTATGTTGGTATTATGGATACTATTGCTCAAAGACACTTTGTTTCTCTTTGGGAAAATAAAGATCAAGTCACTGTTTATCCATTGGCTAAAAG GTATACTTTTTTGTTAGCTTGTCGATTATTCATGAGCGTTGAAGATGAGAACCATGTAGCAAAATTCAGGGATCCATTTCATTTAATAGCGGCCGGAATCATATCCCTGCCGCTAAATTTGCCCGGAACTCCGTTCAACAAAGCTATAAAAGCCTCAAACACCATTAGAAAAGAGTTGTTGAAGATCATAAAGCAAAGGAGGATGGATTTGGCACAAGGTGTTGCATCACCAACACAAGATATATTGTCTCACATGTTGTTGACTTGTGACGAAAATGGAGACTACGTGAATGAACTTAATATTGCTGATAAGATTCTAGGGCTTTTGATAGGAGGACATGACACTGCTAGCATCGCATGCACTTTCGTTGTCAAATATCTTGCCGAGTTTCCTCACATTTACGATAAAGTCTTTCAAG AGCAAATGGAAATTGCAGATTCGAAATCCCTCGGAGAGTTGTTGAATTGGGATGACCTAAAGAAAATGAGATACTCTTGGAATGTAGCTTGTGAAGTATTGAGAGTTGCACCTCCACTCCAAGGAGGTTTCAGGGAAGCCATCACTGACTTTATGTTCAATGGATTCTCAATTCCTAAGGGATGGAAG CTCTATTGGAGTGTAAATTCAACACATCTGAATCCAGATTGTTTTCCCAAGCCAGAGGAATTTGACCCAACAAGATATGAAGGAAATGGACCAGCTCCTTACACTTTTGTGCCATTTGGTGGAGGACCAAGGATGTGCCCTGGAAAAGAGTATGCAAGATTGGAAATTCTAGTTTTCATGCACAATTTAGTGAAAAGGTTCAAGTGGGAAAAGATGATTCCAGATGAGAAGATTGTTGTTGATCCCTTCCCTATCCCTGCAAATAATCTCCCAATTCGTCTTTTTCCACACAAAGCTTGA